One Campylobacter concisus DNA window includes the following coding sequences:
- a CDS encoding TorD/DmsD family molecular chaperone — protein MSTKEEFAAGRKLYYATFSKFFVFSEDEKRFDGLSKMLDLIEEYSLNDEISRAVANIKSKFNEKNPENLITEFDDIFHTPPSPLRNSLSFYDEGYEVGHACADVRKILAKTNIRRDESKFKENEDNVGFVFTLMNEFIGKFDECEEELFKNIINPNIDEFIENLYEHKNSEIYKDVAVLLNEFIAFERVALNSPKPVKIDHKKSDGLSRSESIRREKNRIRKLRTEGTYAK, from the coding sequence GTGAGCACAAAAGAGGAATTTGCAGCTGGCAGAAAACTTTACTACGCTACTTTCTCTAAATTCTTCGTATTTAGTGAAGATGAAAAGAGATTTGATGGCCTTAGTAAAATGCTTGATCTCATTGAAGAATATAGCTTAAACGATGAAATATCGCGAGCTGTTGCAAATATAAAAAGTAAATTTAATGAAAAAAATCCAGAGAATTTGATCACCGAATTTGATGACATTTTTCACACTCCGCCAAGTCCGCTTCGAAACTCACTCTCTTTTTACGATGAGGGTTATGAAGTGGGTCATGCTTGCGCTGATGTGCGTAAAATTTTGGCTAAGACAAACATCAGAAGAGATGAGAGTAAATTTAAAGAAAATGAAGATAATGTGGGCTTTGTCTTTACACTTATGAACGAGTTTATCGGTAAATTTGACGAGTGCGAAGAGGAGCTTTTTAAAAATATTATAAATCCAAACATTGATGAGTTTATAGAGAATTTATATGAGCATAAAAATAGTGAAATTTACAAGGATGTGGCCGTTTTGCTAAACGAATTTATCGCGTTTGAGCGCGTGGCACTAAACTCACCAAAACCAGTCAAGATAGACCACAAAAAGAGCGATGGTCTTTCAAGATCAGAAAGCATAAGAAGAGAAAAAAACAGGATAAGAAAACTAAGAACGGAGGGTACATATGCAAAATAG
- the tupC gene encoding tungstate ABC transporter ATP-binding protein TupC has translation MIKIRNLHLSYGKSEILNIPSLDINTKKITALMGSNGSGKSTLIRVLSRLQSPDSGEISLWGENRPSLEMLRKICVLLPEPALLKRSVRENFKVILKSRNLLSEFDERTSEALAFVGLDEKFLDKRHFELSSGQTQRIAFALALSLRAPFYLLDEPTNSVDIGTSKLFSKAINLMHERYGCGFVIASHDEKWLSMLANECVFLHKGRVCEFEYKNIFEIEGGVLSFGGGARLNLPSNFKGKSKITINPSKIKISKKGGEGQISGILHSASLYMGDEKLLKVKVGDFLIKIFSHDDEITKIGERVFLEFEEDSMLALE, from the coding sequence TTGATAAAGATAAGAAATTTACACCTAAGCTACGGCAAAAGCGAGATCCTAAATATCCCAAGCCTTGATATAAATACCAAAAAGATAACCGCTCTAATGGGCAGTAATGGCAGTGGCAAAAGCACGCTAATAAGAGTGCTCTCGCGCCTGCAAAGCCCAGATAGCGGCGAAATTTCACTTTGGGGAGAAAATAGACCGAGCCTTGAAATGCTACGTAAAATTTGCGTTTTACTGCCTGAGCCTGCCCTTTTAAAAAGAAGCGTTAGAGAAAATTTCAAAGTCATCTTAAAAAGCAGAAATTTACTAAGCGAATTTGATGAGCGAACTAGCGAAGCACTCGCTTTTGTGGGACTTGATGAGAAATTTTTAGACAAGCGCCACTTTGAGCTAAGCTCCGGGCAAACTCAGCGCATCGCATTTGCACTTGCACTTTCTTTAAGAGCGCCATTTTATCTGCTTGATGAACCGACAAATAGCGTTGATATCGGCACTTCAAAACTCTTTAGCAAGGCTATAAATTTGATGCACGAGAGATATGGCTGCGGCTTTGTCATCGCAAGTCACGACGAGAAGTGGCTTAGTATGCTAGCAAACGAGTGCGTGTTTTTGCACAAAGGCAGGGTCTGCGAGTTTGAATACAAAAATATCTTCGAGATAGAGGGTGGTGTGCTAAGCTTTGGTGGTGGCGCACGGCTAAATTTACCTTCAAATTTTAAAGGTAAAAGCAAGATAACGATCAACCCAAGCAAGATAAAAATTTCTAAAAAAGGTGGAGAGGGTCAAATTTCAGGGATTTTACACTCGGCCTCGCTTTATATGGGCGATGAAAAGCTTTTGAAGGTCAAAGTTGGCGACTTTTTGATCAAAATTTTTAGCCACGATGATGAAATTACAAAGATCGGAGAGAGGGTATTTTTAGAATTTGAAGAGGACTCAATGCTAGCTTTGGAGTAA
- the tupB gene encoding tungstate ABC transporter permease TupB: MDFLLNGFTEAFNLLLNGNLETYSAIKATLYTSSVSILFAVLVGFPLGFILGFYDFRGRKILRLLSDTALAMPTVAIGLILYAFITRNGPLGSLNLLFTLKAVMLGQFVLALPIIISLTASVVENMEKKHYLTILNLRLAPAKLVCCVLYELRYALMVVIATAYGRIVAEVGVAMMIGGNIKYFTRTITTAVSLETNKGEFAMGIALAMVLIFIAFLVNLAIFALKKLDK; the protein is encoded by the coding sequence TTGGATTTTTTACTTAATGGCTTTACAGAAGCCTTTAATCTACTTTTAAACGGCAACCTTGAAACATATTCAGCCATCAAGGCTACTCTTTACACATCAAGCGTGTCGATACTTTTTGCTGTTCTTGTTGGCTTCCCGCTCGGTTTTATACTTGGCTTTTATGACTTTAGGGGCCGAAAAATTTTACGCCTTTTAAGCGACACGGCTCTTGCCATGCCAACAGTTGCGATCGGTCTTATTTTATATGCATTTATCACTAGAAACGGCCCGCTTGGCAGCTTAAATTTACTCTTTACGCTAAAAGCGGTCATGCTAGGTCAGTTTGTGCTCGCCCTTCCTATCATCATCTCGCTTACTGCAAGCGTGGTAGAAAATATGGAGAAAAAGCACTATCTAACTATCCTAAATTTACGCCTTGCGCCGGCAAAGCTAGTTTGCTGTGTGCTTTACGAGCTGCGCTACGCTCTCATGGTAGTTATCGCCACCGCATACGGCAGGATCGTGGCTGAAGTAGGCGTTGCGATGATGATAGGTGGCAACATCAAGTACTTTACTAGAACGATCACCACAGCTGTTTCGCTTGAAACGAACAAGGGCGAATTTGCCATGGGTATAGCGCTTGCCATGGTTTTGATATTCATCGCATTTTTGGTAAATTTAGCGATCTTTGCGCTCAAAAAACTCGACAAATAG
- the tupA gene encoding tungstate ABC transporter substrate-binding protein TupA: protein MKKIILGSLAAAVLAFGADNELIMATTTSTDNTGLLDAIYPAYKAKTGVDIKWTAVGTGAALKLGEDCNADILFVHSPKVEKEFVEKGFGLKRNAVMYNDFVVIADKSIADKFKGKDIKQSFELIKKDGIKFFSRGDKSGTDNKEKGIWKKIAGEVPEKDSWYMQTGQGMLATINAAAEQKGVTFTDRGTYIKYEANQKGHPEMVIINEGDNDLKNFYSLIAVNPKHCPKTDIENAEKFIKWATSEEGQKFIGDFKLLDKPLFTPDANTRKN from the coding sequence ATGAAAAAGATTATTTTAGGCTCACTAGCAGCCGCAGTTTTGGCGTTTGGCGCTGACAATGAACTAATCATGGCGACTACAACAAGTACAGATAACACTGGCTTGCTTGATGCGATCTATCCAGCTTATAAAGCAAAAACAGGTGTTGATATAAAATGGACAGCTGTTGGTACAGGTGCTGCACTAAAGCTTGGCGAAGACTGCAACGCTGACATACTTTTTGTTCACTCACCAAAAGTTGAGAAAGAATTTGTAGAAAAAGGTTTTGGCTTAAAAAGAAATGCCGTAATGTATAACGATTTCGTCGTTATCGCTGATAAATCAATCGCTGATAAATTTAAAGGTAAAGATATAAAACAAAGCTTTGAGCTCATCAAAAAAGATGGTATCAAATTCTTCTCACGTGGCGATAAATCAGGCACAGATAATAAAGAAAAAGGCATCTGGAAAAAGATCGCTGGCGAAGTCCCTGAAAAAGATAGCTGGTATATGCAAACAGGTCAAGGCATGCTAGCTACGATAAATGCTGCTGCTGAGCAAAAAGGCGTTACATTTACTGATCGCGGTACTTATATCAAATATGAAGCAAACCAAAAAGGTCATCCTGAGATGGTCATCATCAACGAGGGCGACAACGACCTTAAAAACTTCTACTCTCTAATCGCAGTAAATCCAAAACACTGCCCTAAAACTGACATCGAGAATGCAGAGAAATTTATAAAATGGGCGACAAGCGAAGAGGGTCAGAAATTTATAGGCGACTTCAAACTTCTTGATAAGCCACTTTTCACTCCAGACGCAAACACACGCAAAAACTAA
- a CDS encoding YolD-like family protein codes for MSKDRAKIFSSFNPLSTLERALRQKEREKCEKLELDESKVDEILKKISEIKIADEVRVSYHDGFTYVKTSGLVSDVNFKDKTLMIVKTKIKFEDINEVEIVRRWAIARPLN; via the coding sequence GTGAGTAAAGATAGGGCGAAAATTTTTAGCTCGTTTAATCCTCTTTCTACATTAGAGCGAGCCTTGCGTCAAAAAGAGCGAGAAAAATGCGAAAAACTAGAGCTTGATGAGAGCAAGGTCGATGAAATTTTAAAAAAGATAAGCGAGATAAAGATAGCTGACGAAGTGCGTGTGAGCTACCACGACGGCTTTACTTACGTAAAAACTAGCGGCCTAGTCTCAGATGTAAATTTCAAAGATAAAACCCTCATGATCGTAAAAACTAAGATCAAATTTGAGGATATAAACGAGGTGGAGATAGTTAGAAGATGGGCGATTGCTCGCCCTTTGAATTAG
- a CDS encoding DNA repair protein, which translates to MKNKIPKSKIYAVIDLKSFYASVECVERGLDPFKADLVVADASRGSGGICLAVSPALRAKGVKNRCRLFEIPRDVKFIIAPPRMQFYIDYAARIYEIYLKYVSKEDIYVYSIDECFIDLTSYLKFYALGAKEMAKMMMDEILKTTGVTATCGMGTNLYLAKIALDILAKHQDDGIAYLDEELYKKQLWTHQPLSDFWRIGKQTRLKLEKCGIFCMKDIANAPKSLLEKIFGVDAYITIDHANGIEPTTIAEIKAYKPSTKSYFSSEILPRDYERCEAVIVLKEMADRLALRMINKDVRASGLTINVRFADKLEPQQRASVRFKTPTNISSVLMSAAEELLLNKIKNVGLIRQIGISANDVVKENLVEFSLFEDDAKEKAVLKSLNLIKEKFGKNSILRAIDLLPEATGQDRNKKIGGHKSGE; encoded by the coding sequence ATGAAAAATAAAATTCCAAAGAGCAAAATTTACGCCGTTATCGACCTAAAGTCCTTTTATGCCTCGGTTGAGTGCGTCGAGCGCGGGCTTGATCCATTTAAGGCTGATCTAGTCGTGGCTGACGCTAGTCGTGGCAGTGGCGGCATCTGCTTAGCTGTTAGCCCTGCGCTTCGTGCAAAAGGGGTGAAAAACCGCTGCAGGCTCTTTGAGATACCAAGAGATGTCAAATTTATCATCGCGCCGCCTAGGATGCAGTTTTACATCGACTACGCCGCAAGGATCTATGAAATTTATCTAAAATATGTCTCCAAAGAGGACATCTACGTCTATTCGATCGATGAGTGCTTCATAGACCTCACTTCTTACTTGAAATTTTACGCTCTTGGCGCAAAAGAGATGGCGAAGATGATGATGGATGAGATACTAAAAACGACTGGTGTGACGGCGACTTGTGGCATGGGGACAAATTTATACCTCGCAAAGATCGCGCTTGATATACTAGCAAAGCACCAAGATGACGGCATCGCCTATCTTGACGAAGAGCTTTACAAAAAGCAGCTCTGGACGCATCAGCCGCTAAGTGACTTTTGGCGTATCGGAAAGCAAACTAGGCTAAAGCTCGAAAAATGCGGCATTTTTTGTATGAAAGATATCGCAAATGCACCAAAAAGCCTGCTTGAAAAAATTTTTGGCGTCGATGCCTATATCACGATAGATCACGCAAACGGCATAGAGCCAACGACGATAGCTGAGATAAAGGCGTATAAACCAAGCACGAAGTCCTACTTTAGCTCAGAAATTTTGCCAAGAGACTACGAGCGCTGTGAGGCGGTGATCGTGCTAAAAGAGATGGCTGACAGGCTCGCGCTTAGGATGATAAACAAAGATGTAAGAGCGAGTGGGCTAACGATAAATGTGAGATTTGCCGATAAGCTCGAGCCGCAGCAACGTGCAAGCGTAAGGTTTAAAACGCCAACAAATATCTCAAGCGTGCTGATGAGCGCGGCTGAGGAGCTACTTTTAAACAAGATAAAAAACGTTGGGCTAATCAGGCAAATAGGCATATCTGCAAACGATGTGGTAAAAGAAAATTTGGTTGAGTTTAGCCTATTTGAAGATGACGCTAAAGAAAAAGCGGTGTTAAAATCGCTAAATTTGATAAAAGAGAAATTTGGTAAAAACTCGATCCTGCGCGCGATCGACCTGCTGCCAGAGGCGACTGGGCAAGATAGAAACAAAAAGATCGGAGGGCACAAGAGCGGTGAGTAA
- the aroC gene encoding chorismate synthase, with product MNTFGKKLTLTSFGESHGVAIGGVIDGLPAGLKIDADFIQSELNKRRPGQSSFTTARDEADKIEIFSGVFDGMSTGAPIGFAIFNNNQKSNDYENLREIFRPGHADLTYFKKYGIRDHRGGGRASARETAVRVAGGAFAQLLLNEFKIEVLSGVLGIGKAISDKVDFDFAKNSQIYTLGNEEAMKEAVNKARSEHDSVGAVVLSVARGVPAGLGEPLYDRLDSALAAALMGINGVKAVEIGAGVNVSSMLGSANNDEMDELGFLSNNAGGILGGISSGAEIVLKSHFKPTPSIFKEQKTLNLAGEAVDFELRGRHDPCIGIRGSVVATAMIRLVLADMLLLNASTKLENLKKIYG from the coding sequence TTGAATACATTTGGCAAAAAACTAACCTTAACTAGCTTTGGCGAGAGCCATGGGGTGGCGATCGGCGGCGTGATAGATGGCCTACCTGCTGGGCTAAAGATCGATGCAGACTTCATCCAAAGCGAGCTTAATAAGCGTCGCCCTGGACAAAGTAGCTTCACAACGGCAAGAGATGAGGCTGATAAGATAGAAATTTTTAGCGGCGTCTTTGATGGCATGAGCACTGGAGCGCCGATAGGTTTTGCCATTTTTAACAACAACCAAAAGTCAAATGACTATGAAAATTTACGTGAAATTTTCCGCCCTGGACATGCTGATCTTACATATTTTAAAAAATATGGCATCAGAGATCACAGAGGTGGCGGGCGTGCGAGTGCTAGAGAGACAGCAGTTAGGGTTGCTGGTGGGGCATTTGCACAGCTACTTTTAAATGAATTTAAGATCGAGGTTTTAAGCGGCGTGCTTGGCATTGGCAAGGCGATTAGCGACAAGGTTGATTTTGATTTTGCCAAAAATTCGCAAATTTACACCCTTGGCAACGAAGAAGCGATGAAAGAGGCGGTAAATAAAGCTAGAAGCGAGCACGATAGCGTTGGAGCTGTGGTTTTAAGCGTGGCTAGAGGCGTGCCAGCTGGTCTTGGCGAGCCACTTTATGATAGGCTTGATAGCGCTCTAGCGGCGGCCTTAATGGGCATAAACGGAGTAAAAGCCGTAGAGATCGGCGCTGGCGTAAATGTAAGCTCTATGCTTGGCTCAGCAAACAACGACGAGATGGACGAGCTTGGCTTTTTGAGCAACAACGCTGGTGGCATACTTGGAGGCATAAGTAGCGGGGCTGAAATCGTGCTAAAGAGCCATTTTAAGCCAACGCCTTCGATATTTAAAGAGCAAAAGACGCTAAATTTAGCTGGCGAGGCGGTGGATTTTGAGCTAAGAGGCAGGCATGATCCTTGCATAGGCATACGTGGCAGCGTCGTCGCAACCGCGATGATAAGGCTAGTTCTTGCTGATATGCTCCTACTAAATGCAAGCACGAAGCTTGAAAATTTAAAGAAAATTTACGGCTAA
- the rnc gene encoding ribonuclease III yields MKNLEEFERNLGYKFKKSELLEEALTHKSTKQALNNERLEFLGDAVMDLLVAEYLFKKFSKIAEGDMSKLRAALVNEKSFANMARRLNMGEFLRLSQAEENNGGREKDSILSDAFEAVMGAIYLEAGLLKVREISIALLELCYPQIDFAHLEKDYKTALQEVTQATLGVIPTYELIGSFGPDHKKEFEIALLLNGKEISRAVGSSKKQAQQLAAKIALEKIKK; encoded by the coding sequence ATGAAAAATTTAGAAGAATTTGAACGTAATCTTGGCTATAAATTTAAAAAATCTGAGCTTTTAGAAGAGGCGCTAACGCACAAGAGCACCAAGCAGGCGTTAAATAACGAGAGGCTCGAGTTTTTGGGCGATGCGGTGATGGATCTGCTCGTGGCTGAGTATCTTTTTAAGAAATTTAGCAAGATCGCAGAGGGCGACATGAGCAAACTTCGCGCCGCGCTTGTCAATGAAAAAAGCTTTGCAAATATGGCTAGGCGGCTAAATATGGGCGAGTTTTTAAGGCTTAGCCAAGCTGAAGAAAACAACGGCGGCCGCGAGAAAGATAGCATTTTAAGCGACGCATTTGAAGCGGTGATGGGTGCAATATACCTTGAGGCTGGACTTCTTAAAGTTAGAGAAATTTCGATCGCCTTGCTTGAGCTTTGTTATCCGCAGATCGACTTTGCACACCTTGAAAAGGACTACAAAACCGCCCTTCAAGAGGTCACTCAAGCGACCCTTGGCGTCATACCAACATACGAGCTCATAGGCTCTTTTGGCCCTGATCATAAGAAAGAATTTGAGATAGCCTTGCTACTAAATGGTAAAGAAATTTCACGTGCCGTTGGAAGCTCGAAAAAGCAAGCCCAACAGCTTGCAGCAAAAATCGCACTAGAAAAAATCAAAAAATAG
- the rnhA gene encoding ribonuclease HI, with protein sequence MKIVTLFSDGSCLGNPGAGGWAYILRFNEAQKKASGGEAYTTNNQMELKAAIMGLKALKEPCEVRLFTDSSYVVNSINEWLANWQKRNFKNVKNVELWQEYLEISKPHKVVASWVKGHAGHPENEECDQMARDEALKIKDENKI encoded by the coding sequence GTGAAGATAGTAACACTTTTTAGTGACGGCTCATGCCTTGGAAACCCTGGAGCTGGCGGATGGGCTTATATCTTAAGATTTAACGAAGCGCAGAAAAAAGCAAGTGGCGGCGAGGCATATACTACAAATAACCAAATGGAGCTAAAAGCTGCGATAATGGGGCTAAAAGCGCTAAAAGAGCCCTGCGAGGTAAGGCTCTTTACAGACAGCTCATACGTGGTAAATAGCATAAATGAGTGGCTTGCAAACTGGCAAAAGAGAAATTTTAAAAATGTAAAAAATGTCGAGCTTTGGCAGGAGTATTTAGAGATTTCAAAGCCACATAAAGTCGTGGCTAGCTGGGTCAAGGGGCACGCTGGGCACCCTGAAAATGAGGAGTGCGACCAGATGGCAAGGGACGAGGCATTAAAAATAAAAGATGAGAATAAGATATGA
- a CDS encoding tetratricopeptide repeat protein yields the protein MDIFFIGHRDPIFSLIILFSIILMIAALSYAWGIFSSKDEKKRIEKFIKKFDSKDGISDEHKQMLKSPEVDIPSLSMLGQTFAKNGDFEKSIGVYLIALEKVKDKNEKEFILNELGEVYFKAGFLKKASEIFEKALELSPRNVLALRFLTMIDEKLKNYKEALYALNSLEELGTNVKDQKAYIKAISTLDDRNLSFSEKVEILSHLSQNFELLKRMILALFIRHNENLENLKDFAKFEDVLDLLYNLKTPINLDDAKYKSLFYAKGDIDEPCEIYGFELNAIKRLKDAKFDAAGLSFNYVCKNCKNSFPMHFYRCPVCHELGSVKILSHLTEKPSEDSNTF from the coding sequence GTGGATATTTTTTTCATTGGACACAGAGATCCGATATTTAGCCTTATTATTCTATTTAGTATCATCTTGATGATTGCTGCTTTAAGCTATGCTTGGGGCATATTTTCAAGTAAAGATGAGAAAAAACGTATCGAAAAATTTATAAAGAAATTTGACAGCAAAGATGGCATAAGCGACGAGCACAAGCAGATGCTAAAAAGCCCAGAAGTAGATATACCAAGCCTTAGCATGCTAGGTCAGACCTTTGCTAAAAATGGCGACTTTGAAAAATCGATCGGCGTCTATCTCATCGCACTTGAAAAGGTAAAAGATAAAAACGAGAAGGAATTTATCCTAAACGAGCTTGGAGAGGTATATTTTAAGGCTGGATTTTTAAAAAAAGCTAGTGAAATCTTTGAAAAAGCGCTCGAGCTAAGCCCTAGAAATGTCCTCGCACTGCGCTTTTTAACGATGATAGATGAGAAACTTAAAAACTACAAAGAAGCGCTTTATGCGCTAAATTCTCTTGAAGAGCTAGGGACAAATGTAAAAGATCAAAAGGCCTATATAAAGGCGATCAGCACGCTTGATGATAGAAATTTAAGCTTTAGCGAGAAGGTAGAAATTCTCTCGCACCTTAGCCAAAATTTTGAGCTTTTAAAGCGCATGATCTTAGCGCTTTTTATAAGGCACAATGAAAATTTAGAAAATTTAAAAGATTTTGCCAAATTTGAAGACGTGCTAGACCTGCTTTATAACCTAAAAACGCCTATAAATTTAGACGATGCAAAATACAAATCCCTCTTTTACGCAAAGGGCGACATAGATGAGCCATGTGAAATTTACGGCTTTGAGCTAAATGCCATAAAAAGGCTAAAGGACGCTAAATTTGACGCAGCTGGGCTAAGCTTTAACTACGTTTGCAAAAACTGCAAAAACTCATTTCCTATGCACTTTTACCGCTGTCCGGTCTGCCACGAGCTAGGAAGCGTCAAAATTTTATCCCACCTCACAGAAAAACCAAGTGAAGATAGTAACACTTTTTAG
- the dnaG gene encoding DNA primase has protein sequence MIDPKSIEKLKNQIDIVSIIEQYIPVKKMGSSYKCVCPFHDDKNPSMSINQNKQMYHCFACKAGGDAVKFVMDYEKLTYPEAIEKIAQISNFSLEYTNDKVPTQKENKHILEKVNAFYRSEFYKNEAAIRYIKSRGINDAMIEKFELGWAGDSKSTIRLLQNENIEPKEALEVGIVKQNEKGIYASFIERITFPIYSHTTRLVGFGGRTISDHPAKYVNSPQSAVFDKSKLLYGYHLARQSIFEKNQIIITEGYLDVIMLHYAGFTNAVAVLGTALTTSHLPLLKRGEISVVLCFDGDGAGINAAIKSAHLLSINKIDTKVVIISNGADPADMVFAGKIKELSELFGSGEDAVKFYIEKIMQKYDITRSMQRDNCLSEIKAYMDELGEEIASSYVTEVAARFNLTPQSVADRFGLKQKPKNEAKFKREFRKKDKDEFSNSVMVDEVPAVMNKDPLEFALFKTMLNNPNYRDEILLKLGARYFIKHPEYLNAILYRYDVSDEQMVREILMDENIHEITDATTLQKAILNMQIAFYENEQQILKSSDNPNKIEILEKMLFIIKDLKTQLYKI, from the coding sequence ATGATAGATCCAAAATCCATTGAAAAATTAAAAAACCAAATAGATATTGTTAGCATCATCGAGCAGTATATCCCTGTTAAAAAGATGGGCTCAAGCTACAAGTGCGTATGTCCATTTCACGACGACAAAAACCCGAGCATGAGCATAAATCAAAACAAGCAGATGTATCACTGCTTTGCCTGCAAGGCTGGCGGAGATGCGGTTAAATTTGTGATGGATTATGAAAAGCTTACCTACCCAGAGGCGATAGAAAAGATCGCTCAAATTTCAAATTTTAGCCTTGAATACACAAACGACAAGGTGCCAACTCAAAAAGAAAATAAGCACATTTTAGAAAAGGTAAATGCCTTTTACAGAAGTGAGTTTTACAAAAACGAAGCAGCCATTAGATATATCAAGTCGCGCGGTATAAATGACGCTATGATCGAGAAATTTGAGCTTGGTTGGGCTGGGGATAGTAAAAGTACCATTAGGCTTTTGCAAAATGAAAACATAGAGCCAAAAGAGGCGCTTGAAGTTGGCATCGTAAAGCAAAATGAGAAGGGAATTTATGCTAGTTTCATAGAGCGCATAACCTTTCCCATCTACTCGCACACGACAAGGCTAGTTGGCTTTGGCGGTAGAACGATCTCAGATCACCCTGCAAAATATGTAAATTCGCCCCAAAGTGCGGTATTTGATAAGTCAAAGCTACTCTATGGCTACCACCTTGCTAGACAAAGTATATTTGAGAAAAATCAGATAATAATAACAGAGGGCTATTTAGACGTCATCATGCTTCACTATGCTGGCTTTACAAATGCTGTTGCGGTTCTTGGCACAGCACTTACTACAAGCCACTTGCCGCTTTTAAAAAGGGGCGAGATAAGCGTAGTGCTTTGCTTTGACGGAGACGGCGCTGGCATAAATGCAGCCATAAAGTCAGCTCACCTGCTAAGCATAAATAAGATAGATACAAAAGTAGTCATCATAAGTAACGGCGCAGATCCTGCTGATATGGTCTTTGCAGGCAAGATAAAGGAGCTTAGTGAGCTCTTTGGCTCAGGCGAGGACGCGGTGAAATTTTATATAGAAAAGATCATGCAAAAGTATGACATAACCCGTTCAATGCAAAGAGATAACTGCCTAAGCGAGATAAAAGCCTATATGGACGAGCTTGGAGAGGAGATAGCAAGCTCGTATGTGACAGAGGTAGCGGCAAGATTTAACCTCACTCCACAAAGCGTGGCAGATAGGTTTGGGCTAAAGCAGAAGCCAAAAAATGAAGCTAAATTTAAAAGAGAATTTAGAAAAAAAGATAAAGATGAATTTAGCAACTCTGTCATGGTGGATGAGGTGCCAGCTGTGATGAATAAAGACCCACTTGAGTTTGCACTTTTTAAAACTATGCTAAATAACCCAAACTACAGAGATGAGATACTCTTAAAGCTTGGAGCTAGATACTTTATAAAGCATCCTGAATACCTAAACGCCATCCTTTATAGATACGACGTGAGCGATGAGCAGATGGTTAGAGAAATTTTAATGGACGAAAATATCCATGAGATCACTGATGCAACCACTTTGCAAAAGGCTATTTTGAATATGCAAATCGCCTTTTACGAGAACGAGCAGCAAATTTTAAAAAGCTCAGACAACCCAAATAAGATAGAAATTTTAGAAAAAATGCTATTTATCATCAAAGATCTCAAGACTCAGCTTTATAAAATTTAA